The proteins below come from a single Stomoxys calcitrans chromosome 1, idStoCalc2.1, whole genome shotgun sequence genomic window:
- the LOC131994336 gene encoding basic proline-rich protein-like isoform X12, which produces MRIAALLLVTLSGYGLLSATQGLDVCESQEQNARLPHPADCTKFIICRNGITSEILSCPLGLHFSRFTANCDLRYKAKCDQRYTSVFDFGKELKDNCEACQIACNCQIPPSPPGPPTPPPGPPNTPPGPPNLPPGPPESPPGPPNPPPGPPNPPTGPPYPPPGPPNPPPGPPNLPPGPPNTPPGPPNTPPGPPNLPPGPPCSPPGPPGPPGPPPGPPGPPEPPPGPPEPPPGPPPGPPGPPPGPPEPPPPPGPPGPPGPPEPPPGPPEPPPGPPPGPPGPPPGPTEPPPGPTGPPPAPPGPPEPPPGPPPGPPGPPPGPPGPPPGPPEPPPAPPGPPEPPPGPPPGPPPGPPPGPPGPPPGPPGPPPGPPGPPPGPPGPPPGPPGPPPGPPGPPPGPTEPPPGPTGPPPGPPEPPPAPPGPPEPPPGPPPGPPPGPPGPPPGPTEPPPGPTEPPPSPPGPPEPPPGPPPGPPPGPPGPPPGPTEPPPGPPEPPPAPPGPPEPPPGPPPGPPPGPPPGPPGPPPGPTEPPPSPPGPPEPPPGPPPGPPGPPEPPPGPPEPPPGPPGPPPGPPEPPPGPPGPPPVPPPGPPPGPPPGPPPGPPGPPPGPPEPPPGPPGPPPGPTEPPPSPTEPPPGPTEPPPSPPGPPEPPPGPPPGPPPGPPPGPPGPPPGPPGPPPCPPGPPPGPTEPPPSPPGPPEPPPGPPPSPPGPPEPPPGPPEPPPGPPGPPGPPPGPPPGPPEPPPGPPGPPPGPPGPPTRPPGPPPGPTEPPPSPTEPPPGPTEPPPSPPGPPEPPPGPPPGPPPGPPPGPPGTPPGPTEPPPSPPGPPGPPPGPPPGPPEPPPGPPGPPPGPPGPPTRPPGPPPGPPGPPCDPPKPPPCVTTLCTTVPTPCLTSRHEKKHAHHSYKPHHSHDPHHSHGSHYAHQKLKQRILSVPIQKKLSKEAMAQMKNSHLRITGRKSNTQYPIKLGRASSRQFNCTHPYKCAGQPDGSLFADPFSSGYYVCQNQCRLDMPCPTGLRFNEKLQTCDYIFD; this is translated from the exons ATGAGAATAGCAGCTTTGTTGCTTGTGACACTCTCAGGCTACGGCCTGCTGAGTGCAACACAAGGTTTAGATGTTTGCGAGAGTCAGGAGCAAAATGCCCGTCTGCCACATCCTGCTGATTGCACGAAATTTATAATATGTCGCAATGGTATTACATCcgaaatattgagttgcccattGGGCTTACATTTCAGTCGCTTCACAGCGAATTGCGATTTGAGATATAAGGCAAAATGTGATCAACGCTACACTAGTGTTTTTGATTTTGGAAAGGAATTGAAGGATAATTGCGAGGCGTGCCAAATAGCATGCAATTGCCAAATACCTCCAAGTCCACCAGGGCCTCCCACTCCACCACCGGGACCACCAAACACACCACCAGGGCCTCCAAACCTTCCACCTGGACCACCTGAATCACCACCAGGACCTCCAAACCCTCCACCAGGGCCTCCAAACCCTCCAACAGGTCCcccataccctccaccaggacCTCCAAATCCTCCACCAGGACCTCCCAATCTACCGCCAGGACCTCCAAACACACCACCGGGACCTCCAAACACACCACCGGGACCTCCAAACCTTCCACCTGGACCACCATGTAGCCCTCCAGG ACCGCCTGGGCCACCAGGACCACCACCTGGGCCACCTGGCCCACCAGAACCACCACCAGGACCGCCAGAACCTCCGCCAGGACCACCACCTGGCCCACCAGGACCACCACCTGGCCCACCagaaccaccaccaccacctggGCCACCAGGACCACCAGGACCACCAGAACCACCACCAGGACCGCCAGAACCTCCGCCAGGACCACCACCTGGCCCACCAGGACCACCTCCTGGACCAACGGAACCACCTCCCGGCCCAACAGGACCACCACCGGCCCCTCCAGGACCGCCAGAACCTCCGCCAGGACCACCACCTGGCCCACCAGGACCACCACCTGGCCCACCAGgaccaccac CTGGCCCACCAGAACCACCACCGGCCCCTCCAGGACCGCCAGAACCTCCCCCAGGACCACCACCAGGACCACCAC CAGGACCACCACCTGGCCCACCAGGACCACCTCCTGGCCCACCAGGACCACCACCTGGCCCACCAGGACCACCACCTGGCCCACCAGGACCACCACCTGGCCCACCAGGACCACCACCTGGCCCACCAGGACCACCTCCTGGACCAACGGAACCACCTCCCGGCCCAACAGGACCACCACCTGGCCCACCAGAACCACCACCGGCCCCTCCAGGACCGCCAGAACCTCCCCCAGGACCACCACCAGGACCACCACCTGGCCCACCAGGACCACCTCCTGGCCCAACAGAACCACCACCTGGCCCAACAGAACCACCACCTAGCCCACCAGGACCGCCAGAACCTCCCCCAGGACCACCACCAGGACCACCACCTGGCCCACCAGGACCACCTCCTGGCCCAACAGAACCACCACCTGGCCCACCAGAACCACCACCGGCCCCTCCAGGACCGCCAGAACCTCCCCCAGGACCACCACCAGGACCACCAC CAGGACCACCTCCTGGCCCACCAGGACCACCTCCTGGCCCAACAGAACCACCTCCTAGCCCACCAGGACCGCCAGAACCTCCCCCAGGACCACCACCTGGCCCACCAGGACCGCCAGAACCTCCCCCAGGACCACCAGAACCTCCCCCGGGACCACCTGGACCACCACCAGGTCCCCCAGAACCACCACCTGGCCCACCAGGACCACCACCAGTACCACCACCTGGACCACCGCCTGGACCACCACCAGGACCACCTCCTGGCCCACCAGGTCCACCGCCTGGCCCACCAGAACCACCACCTGGCCCACCAGGTCCACCTCCTGGCCCAACAGAACCACCTCCTAGCCCAACAGAACCACCACCTGGCCCAACAGAACCACCACCTAGCCCACCAGGACCGCCAGAACCTCCCCCAGGACCACCGCCTGGACCACCACCAGGACCACCTCCTGGCCCACCAGGACCACCTCCTGGCCCACCAGGACCACCTCCTTGCCCACCAGGACCACCTCCTGGCCCAACAGAACCACCTCCTAGCCCACCAGGACCGCCAGAACCTCCCCCAGGACCACCGCCTAGCCCACCAGGACCGCCAGAACCTCCCCCAGGACCACCAGAACCTCCCCCGGGACCACCTGGACCTCCCGGACCACCACCTGGACCACCACCAGGTCCCCCAGAACCACCACCTGGCCCACCAGGACCACCACCTGGACCACCCGGACCACCAACTCGCCCACCAGGACCACCACCTGGCCCAACAGAACCACCTCCTAGCCCAACAGAACCACCACCTGGCCCAACAGAACCACCACCTAGCCCACCAGGACCGCCAGAACCTCCCCCAGGACCACCGCCTGGACCACCACCAGGACCACCTCCTGGCCCACCAGGAACACCTCCTGGCCCAACAGAACCACCTCCTAGCCCACCTGGACCTCCCGGACCACCACCTGGACCACCACCAGGTCCCCCAGAACCACCACCTGGCCCACCAGGACCACCACCTGGACCACCCGGACCACCAACTCGCCCACCAGGACCACCACCTGGACCCCCTGGACCACCATGTGACCCTCCAAAGCCACCGCCATGCGTTACAACACTTTGTACCACGGTTCCTACCCCCTGTTTGACTTCAAGGCATGAGAAGAAACATGCACACCACTCATACAAACCACATCATTCGCACGATCCACACCACTCACACGGCTCACATTACGcacaccaaaaattaaaacaaaggaTTTTAAGCGTCCCAATTCAAAAGAAATTATCGAAGGAGGCAATGGCTCAAATGAAGAACTCCCATTTAAGGATTACAGGCAGAAAGTCTAACACACAGTATCCCATAAAGCTAGGCAGGGCTAGTAGCAGACAATTCAATTGCACTCATCCATACAAATGTGCTGGTCAACCAGATGGATCATTATTTGCTGATCCCTTTTCCAGTGGCTACTATGTGTGTCAAAACCAGTGTCGCTTAGATATGCCATGTCCAACTGGTTTGAGATTTAACGAAAAGTTACAGACATGCGATTACATATTCGATTAA
- the LOC131994336 gene encoding basic proline-rich protein-like isoform X10 — MRIAALLLVTLSGYGLLSATQGLDVCESQEQNARLPHPADCTKFIICRNGITSEILSCPLGLHFSRFTANCDLRYKAKCDQRYTSVFDFGKELKDNCEACQIACNCQIPPSPPGPPTPPPGPPNTPPGPPNLPPGPPESPPGPPNPPPGPPNPPTGPPYPPPGPPNPPPGPPNLPPGPPNTPPGPPNTPPGPPNLPPGPPCSPPGPPGPPGPPPGPPGPPEPPPGPPEPPPGPPPGPPGPPPGPPEPPPPPGPPGPPGPPEPPPGPPEPPPGPPPGPPGPPPGPTEPPPGPTGPPPAPPGPPEPPPGPPPGPPGPPPGPPGPPPGPPEPPPAPPGPPPGPPGPPPGPTEPPPSPTEPPPGPPGPPPGPPGPPPGPPGPPPGPPGPPPGPPGPPPGPPGPPPGPPGPPPGPTEPPPGPTGPPPGPPEPPPAPPGPPEPPPGPPPGPPPGPPGPPPGPTEPPPGPTEPPPSPPGPPEPPPGPPPGPPPGPPGPPPGPTEPPPGPPEPPPAPPGPPEPPPGPPPGPPPGPPPGPPGPPPGPTEPPPSPPGPPEPPPGPPPGPPGPPEPPPGPPEPPPGPPGPPPGPPEPPPGPPGPPPVPPPGPPPGPPPGPPPGPPGPPPGPPEPPPGPPGPPPGPTEPPPSPTEPPPGPTEPPPSPPGPPEPPPGPPPGPPPGPPPGPPGPPPGPPGPPPCPPGPPPGPTEPPPSPPGPPEPPPGPPPSPPGPPEPPPGPPEPPPGPPGPPGPPPGPPPGPPEPPPGPPGPPPGPPGPPTRPPGPPPGPTEPPPSPTEPPPGPTEPPPSPPGPPEPPPGPPPGPPPGPPPGPPGTPPGPTEPPPSPPGPPGPPPGPPPGPPEPPPGPPGPPPGPPGPPTRPPGPPPGPPGPPCDPPKPPPCVTTLCTTVPTPCLTSRHEKKHAHHSYKPHHSHDPHHSHGSHYAHQKLKQRILSVPIQKKLSKEAMAQMKNSHLRITGRKSNTQYPIKLGRASSRQFNCTHPYKCAGQPDGSLFADPFSSGYYVCQNQCRLDMPCPTGLRFNEKLQTCDYIFD, encoded by the exons ATGAGAATAGCAGCTTTGTTGCTTGTGACACTCTCAGGCTACGGCCTGCTGAGTGCAACACAAGGTTTAGATGTTTGCGAGAGTCAGGAGCAAAATGCCCGTCTGCCACATCCTGCTGATTGCACGAAATTTATAATATGTCGCAATGGTATTACATCcgaaatattgagttgcccattGGGCTTACATTTCAGTCGCTTCACAGCGAATTGCGATTTGAGATATAAGGCAAAATGTGATCAACGCTACACTAGTGTTTTTGATTTTGGAAAGGAATTGAAGGATAATTGCGAGGCGTGCCAAATAGCATGCAATTGCCAAATACCTCCAAGTCCACCAGGGCCTCCCACTCCACCACCGGGACCACCAAACACACCACCAGGGCCTCCAAACCTTCCACCTGGACCACCTGAATCACCACCAGGACCTCCAAACCCTCCACCAGGGCCTCCAAACCCTCCAACAGGTCCcccataccctccaccaggacCTCCAAATCCTCCACCAGGACCTCCCAATCTACCGCCAGGACCTCCAAACACACCACCGGGACCTCCAAACACACCACCGGGACCTCCAAACCTTCCACCTGGACCACCATGTAGCCCTCCAGG ACCGCCTGGGCCACCAGGACCACCACCTGGGCCACCTGGCCCACCAGAACCACCACCAGGACCGCCAGAACCTCCGCCAGGACCACCACCTGGCCCACCAGGACCACCACCTGGCCCACCagaaccaccaccaccacctggGCCACCAGGACCACCAGGACCACCAGAACCACCACCAGGACCGCCAGAACCTCCGCCAGGACCACCACCTGGCCCACCAGGACCACCTCCTGGACCAACGGAACCACCTCCCGGCCCAACAGGACCACCACCGGCCCCTCCAGGACCGCCAGAACCTCCGCCAGGACCACCACCTGGCCCACCAGGACCACCACCTGGCCCACCAGgaccaccac CTGGCCCACCAGAACCACCACCGGCCC CACCAGGACCACCACCTGGCCCACCAGGTCCACCTCCTGGCCCAACAGAACCACCTCCTAGCCCAACAGAACCACCACCTGGCCCACCAGGACCACCACCTGGCCCACCAGGACCACCTCCTGGCCCACCAGGACCACCACCTGGCCCACCAGGACCACCACCTGGCCCACCAGGACCACCACCTGGCCCACCAGGACCACCACCTGGCCCACCAGGACCACCTCCTGGACCAACGGAACCACCTCCCGGCCCAACAGGACCACCACCTGGCCCACCAGAACCACCACCGGCCCCTCCAGGACCGCCAGAACCTCCCCCAGGACCACCACCAGGACCACCACCTGGCCCACCAGGACCACCTCCTGGCCCAACAGAACCACCACCTGGCCCAACAGAACCACCACCTAGCCCACCAGGACCGCCAGAACCTCCCCCAGGACCACCACCAGGACCACCACCTGGCCCACCAGGACCACCTCCTGGCCCAACAGAACCACCACCTGGCCCACCAGAACCACCACCGGCCCCTCCAGGACCGCCAGAACCTCCCCCAGGACCACCACCAGGACCACCAC CAGGACCACCTCCTGGCCCACCAGGACCACCTCCTGGCCCAACAGAACCACCTCCTAGCCCACCAGGACCGCCAGAACCTCCCCCAGGACCACCACCTGGCCCACCAGGACCGCCAGAACCTCCCCCAGGACCACCAGAACCTCCCCCGGGACCACCTGGACCACCACCAGGTCCCCCAGAACCACCACCTGGCCCACCAGGACCACCACCAGTACCACCACCTGGACCACCGCCTGGACCACCACCAGGACCACCTCCTGGCCCACCAGGTCCACCGCCTGGCCCACCAGAACCACCACCTGGCCCACCAGGTCCACCTCCTGGCCCAACAGAACCACCTCCTAGCCCAACAGAACCACCACCTGGCCCAACAGAACCACCACCTAGCCCACCAGGACCGCCAGAACCTCCCCCAGGACCACCGCCTGGACCACCACCAGGACCACCTCCTGGCCCACCAGGACCACCTCCTGGCCCACCAGGACCACCTCCTTGCCCACCAGGACCACCTCCTGGCCCAACAGAACCACCTCCTAGCCCACCAGGACCGCCAGAACCTCCCCCAGGACCACCGCCTAGCCCACCAGGACCGCCAGAACCTCCCCCAGGACCACCAGAACCTCCCCCGGGACCACCTGGACCTCCCGGACCACCACCTGGACCACCACCAGGTCCCCCAGAACCACCACCTGGCCCACCAGGACCACCACCTGGACCACCCGGACCACCAACTCGCCCACCAGGACCACCACCTGGCCCAACAGAACCACCTCCTAGCCCAACAGAACCACCACCTGGCCCAACAGAACCACCACCTAGCCCACCAGGACCGCCAGAACCTCCCCCAGGACCACCGCCTGGACCACCACCAGGACCACCTCCTGGCCCACCAGGAACACCTCCTGGCCCAACAGAACCACCTCCTAGCCCACCTGGACCTCCCGGACCACCACCTGGACCACCACCAGGTCCCCCAGAACCACCACCTGGCCCACCAGGACCACCACCTGGACCACCCGGACCACCAACTCGCCCACCAGGACCACCACCTGGACCCCCTGGACCACCATGTGACCCTCCAAAGCCACCGCCATGCGTTACAACACTTTGTACCACGGTTCCTACCCCCTGTTTGACTTCAAGGCATGAGAAGAAACATGCACACCACTCATACAAACCACATCATTCGCACGATCCACACCACTCACACGGCTCACATTACGcacaccaaaaattaaaacaaaggaTTTTAAGCGTCCCAATTCAAAAGAAATTATCGAAGGAGGCAATGGCTCAAATGAAGAACTCCCATTTAAGGATTACAGGCAGAAAGTCTAACACACAGTATCCCATAAAGCTAGGCAGGGCTAGTAGCAGACAATTCAATTGCACTCATCCATACAAATGTGCTGGTCAACCAGATGGATCATTATTTGCTGATCCCTTTTCCAGTGGCTACTATGTGTGTCAAAACCAGTGTCGCTTAGATATGCCATGTCCAACTGGTTTGAGATTTAACGAAAAGTTACAGACATGCGATTACATATTCGATTAA
- the LOC131994336 gene encoding basic proline-rich protein-like isoform X1 yields MRIAALLLVTLSGYGLLSATQGLDVCESQEQNARLPHPADCTKFIICRNGITSEILSCPLGLHFSRFTANCDLRYKAKCDQRYTSVFDFGKELKDNCEACQIACNCQIPPSPPGPPTPPPGPPNTPPGPPNLPPGPPESPPGPPNPPPGPPNPPTGPPYPPPGPPNPPPGPPNLPPGPPNTPPGPPNTPPGPPNLPPGPPCSPPGPPGPPGPPPGPPGPPEPPPGPPEPPPGPPPGPPGPPPGPPEPPPPPGPPGPPGPPEPPPGPPEPPPGPPPGPPGPPPGPTEPPPGPTGPPPAPPGPPEPPPGPPPGPPGPPPGPPGPPPGPPEPPPAPPGPPEPPPGPPPGPPPGPPGPPPGPTEPPPGPTEPPPSPPGPPEPPPGPPTEPPPPGPPGPPNLPPGPPNPPPVPPCNPPGPPGPPPGPPGPPPGPPGPPPGPPGPPPGPPGPPPGPPEPPPGPPEPPPGPPGPPEPPPGPPPGPPPGPPPGPPPGPPPGPPGPPPGPTEPPPSPTEPPPGPPGPPPGPPGPPPGPPGPPPGPPGPPPGPPGPPPGPPGPPPGPPGPPPGPTEPPPGPTGPPPGPPEPPPAPPGPPEPPPGPPPGPPPGPPGPPPGPTEPPPGPTEPPPSPPGPPEPPPGPPPGPPPGPPGPPPGPTEPPPGPPEPPPAPPGPPEPPPGPPPGPPPGPPPGPPGPPPGPTEPPPSPPGPPEPPPGPPPGPPGPPEPPPGPPEPPPGPPGPPPGPPEPPPGPPGPPPVPPPGPPPGPPPGPPPGPPGPPPGPPEPPPGPPGPPPGPTEPPPSPTEPPPGPTEPPPSPPGPPEPPPGPPPGPPPGPPPGPPGPPPGPPGPPPCPPGPPPGPTEPPPSPPGPPEPPPGPPPSPPGPPEPPPGPPEPPPGPPGPPGPPPGPPPGPPEPPPGPPGPPPGPPGPPTRPPGPPPGPTEPPPSPTEPPPGPTEPPPSPPGPPEPPPGPPPGPPPGPPPGPPGTPPGPTEPPPSPPGPPGPPPGPPPGPPEPPPGPPGPPPGPPGPPTRPPGPPPGPPGPPCDPPKPPPCVTTLCTTVPTPCLTSRHEKKHAHHSYKPHHSHDPHHSHGSHYAHQKLKQRILSVPIQKKLSKEAMAQMKNSHLRITGRKSNTQYPIKLGRASSRQFNCTHPYKCAGQPDGSLFADPFSSGYYVCQNQCRLDMPCPTGLRFNEKLQTCDYIFD; encoded by the exons ATGAGAATAGCAGCTTTGTTGCTTGTGACACTCTCAGGCTACGGCCTGCTGAGTGCAACACAAGGTTTAGATGTTTGCGAGAGTCAGGAGCAAAATGCCCGTCTGCCACATCCTGCTGATTGCACGAAATTTATAATATGTCGCAATGGTATTACATCcgaaatattgagttgcccattGGGCTTACATTTCAGTCGCTTCACAGCGAATTGCGATTTGAGATATAAGGCAAAATGTGATCAACGCTACACTAGTGTTTTTGATTTTGGAAAGGAATTGAAGGATAATTGCGAGGCGTGCCAAATAGCATGCAATTGCCAAATACCTCCAAGTCCACCAGGGCCTCCCACTCCACCACCGGGACCACCAAACACACCACCAGGGCCTCCAAACCTTCCACCTGGACCACCTGAATCACCACCAGGACCTCCAAACCCTCCACCAGGGCCTCCAAACCCTCCAACAGGTCCcccataccctccaccaggacCTCCAAATCCTCCACCAGGACCTCCCAATCTACCGCCAGGACCTCCAAACACACCACCGGGACCTCCAAACACACCACCGGGACCTCCAAACCTTCCACCTGGACCACCATGTAGCCCTCCAGG ACCGCCTGGGCCACCAGGACCACCACCTGGGCCACCTGGCCCACCAGAACCACCACCAGGACCGCCAGAACCTCCGCCAGGACCACCACCTGGCCCACCAGGACCACCACCTGGCCCACCagaaccaccaccaccacctggGCCACCAGGACCACCAGGACCACCAGAACCACCACCAGGACCGCCAGAACCTCCGCCAGGACCACCACCTGGCCCACCAGGACCACCTCCTGGACCAACGGAACCACCTCCCGGCCCAACAGGACCACCACCGGCCCCTCCAGGACCGCCAGAACCTCCGCCAGGACCACCACCTGGCCCACCAGGACCACCACCTGGCCCACCAGgaccaccac CTGGCCCACCAGAACCACCACCGGCCCCTCCAGGACCGCCAGAACCTCCCCCAGGACCACCACCAGGACCACCACCTGGCCCACCAGGACCACCTCCTGGCCCAACAGAACCACCACCTGGCCCAACAGAACCACCACCTAGCCCACCAGGACCGCCAGAACCTCCCCCAGGACCACCAACAGAACCACCTCCACCGGGACCACCAGGACCTCCAAACCTTCCACCTGGACCACCAAACCCACCACCAGTACCACCTTGTAACCCTCCAGGACCACCAGGTCCACCGCCTGGCCCACCAGGTCCACCACCTGGCCCACCAGGACCACCGCCTGGCCCACCAGGACCACCACCTGGCCCACCAGGACCACCACCTGGCCCACCAGAACCACCACCTGGCCCACCAGAACCACCACCTGGCCCACCAGGACCGCCAGAACCTCCACCAGGACCACCACCAGGACCACCACCAGGACCACCACCAGGACCACCACCAGGACCACCACCTGGCCCACCAGGTCCACCTCCTGGCCCAACAGAACCACCTCCTAGCCCAACAGAACCACCACCTGGCCCACCAGGACCACCACCTGGCCCACCAGGACCACCTCCTGGCCCACCAGGACCACCACCTGGCCCACCAGGACCACCACCTGGCCCACCAGGACCACCACCTGGCCCACCAGGACCACCACCTGGCCCACCAGGACCACCTCCTGGACCAACGGAACCACCTCCCGGCCCAACAGGACCACCACCTGGCCCACCAGAACCACCACCGGCCCCTCCAGGACCGCCAGAACCTCCCCCAGGACCACCACCAGGACCACCACCTGGCCCACCAGGACCACCTCCTGGCCCAACAGAACCACCACCTGGCCCAACAGAACCACCACCTAGCCCACCAGGACCGCCAGAACCTCCCCCAGGACCACCACCAGGACCACCACCTGGCCCACCAGGACCACCTCCTGGCCCAACAGAACCACCACCTGGCCCACCAGAACCACCACCGGCCCCTCCAGGACCGCCAGAACCTCCCCCAGGACCACCACCAGGACCACCAC CAGGACCACCTCCTGGCCCACCAGGACCACCTCCTGGCCCAACAGAACCACCTCCTAGCCCACCAGGACCGCCAGAACCTCCCCCAGGACCACCACCTGGCCCACCAGGACCGCCAGAACCTCCCCCAGGACCACCAGAACCTCCCCCGGGACCACCTGGACCACCACCAGGTCCCCCAGAACCACCACCTGGCCCACCAGGACCACCACCAGTACCACCACCTGGACCACCGCCTGGACCACCACCAGGACCACCTCCTGGCCCACCAGGTCCACCGCCTGGCCCACCAGAACCACCACCTGGCCCACCAGGTCCACCTCCTGGCCCAACAGAACCACCTCCTAGCCCAACAGAACCACCACCTGGCCCAACAGAACCACCACCTAGCCCACCAGGACCGCCAGAACCTCCCCCAGGACCACCGCCTGGACCACCACCAGGACCACCTCCTGGCCCACCAGGACCACCTCCTGGCCCACCAGGACCACCTCCTTGCCCACCAGGACCACCTCCTGGCCCAACAGAACCACCTCCTAGCCCACCAGGACCGCCAGAACCTCCCCCAGGACCACCGCCTAGCCCACCAGGACCGCCAGAACCTCCCCCAGGACCACCAGAACCTCCCCCGGGACCACCTGGACCTCCCGGACCACCACCTGGACCACCACCAGGTCCCCCAGAACCACCACCTGGCCCACCAGGACCACCACCTGGACCACCCGGACCACCAACTCGCCCACCAGGACCACCACCTGGCCCAACAGAACCACCTCCTAGCCCAACAGAACCACCACCTGGCCCAACAGAACCACCACCTAGCCCACCAGGACCGCCAGAACCTCCCCCAGGACCACCGCCTGGACCACCACCAGGACCACCTCCTGGCCCACCAGGAACACCTCCTGGCCCAACAGAACCACCTCCTAGCCCACCTGGACCTCCCGGACCACCACCTGGACCACCACCAGGTCCCCCAGAACCACCACCTGGCCCACCAGGACCACCACCTGGACCACCCGGACCACCAACTCGCCCACCAGGACCACCACCTGGACCCCCTGGACCACCATGTGACCCTCCAAAGCCACCGCCATGCGTTACAACACTTTGTACCACGGTTCCTACCCCCTGTTTGACTTCAAGGCATGAGAAGAAACATGCACACCACTCATACAAACCACATCATTCGCACGATCCACACCACTCACACGGCTCACATTACGcacaccaaaaattaaaacaaaggaTTTTAAGCGTCCCAATTCAAAAGAAATTATCGAAGGAGGCAATGGCTCAAATGAAGAACTCCCATTTAAGGATTACAGGCAGAAAGTCTAACACACAGTATCCCATAAAGCTAGGCAGGGCTAGTAGCAGACAATTCAATTGCACTCATCCATACAAATGTGCTGGTCAACCAGATGGATCATTATTTGCTGATCCCTTTTCCAGTGGCTACTATGTGTGTCAAAACCAGTGTCGCTTAGATATGCCATGTCCAACTGGTTTGAGATTTAACGAAAAGTTACAGACATGCGATTACATATTCGATTAA